Part of the Brevibacillus brevis genome is shown below.
GCCGATTCGATGACGGTGCCGTCTTCCTGAACGATCACAATCCCGGATTCGGCTTTTTCTTTCGAGTACTGGATGGCTGAAATCGCATTGACCTCCGCGGAAAAGACCGTTTCCCCAAAGCCGATTCCGACTTCGACCGTCGATTCCGTCTCCAGCGCGAGCTGCTCGACCGTGTTTTTGAGCATGTCCAGCCTGCGCTCGATCGCTCCCCGAGAGCTGAAGATCACGTAGCGGCCGTTTCCCCGCTCCATGAGTGAGCCGTCGATCGTTTCGCAGAGGCGGATCAGCGCCTCCTTCAGCCGCAGCTCGAGGTATTGCAGCCGGTACGGGTTTCTTGCCTTCTCCGCGATTTTGTCAAATTCGTCGATCTCGATGATCTCGACGGCGATTTGTGTATCCTTGAAATAAAAAGCCCGAACCCTTTCCGCCAGGATGCGCAGGGCCTGGTTGATCTCCAATTCGCTGGGGGTAAACCAATAGGCCGGTACACCCGCCTCTTTCAGCTGGAGATAGACGCCTTCGAAGCAGGTGATGGCGGCGTCCGTCTTGCCCTCGCGCCACAGCTGCAGGTGAAAGTCTAGCAGGTCATCCGGATTCGTATCGATATCGTATGTCTTCACATAAAGGTCTTTGGCTGCGAAATCCAGCTGTCCGAGCGCGACCTCCAGCTGCGACTCGTACAGCTCGTCGATGCTTACGCGCTCGATGAATTTCCCCTGATGATACGCCATTAGCAGAAAGCAGCGGTACAGGCTGGACTCGGTATGCTGGATGTGCACGAGGTTTTCGTCCGTATGCAGGACATCCTCCGCGATCAAATAAGGCAGTTTTCCGGAAAAGAGCCACATGTCGACCTGGTCGTCGTTCTCTTGCACGATGCGGCGTGTCTCCTGAAATTCATGGTACGGCAAAGGAATAAATCGCATGATCGGTTCAAATTCCGCTGCCAGCCCCAGTATCCTGTCTACCGAAGTCTTTGGCCCAACAACACCAATTTGATACATATCGAAACCCCTTCGTGCCTATTTATTCATCGTTTCGTATTTTTCCATTATTCGTATATAATATCGCACTTATGGGATGAGCGTATATATCTAGGCGAAAACTTTTGGCTGCTCAAACTTTTTGGCCAAGTCCCGAATCCGCCGAGAAGCTACCTCGGCGATGAAAAAAAGAGCTCCGCTAATGGCAGCCATTATCAGAACTCTTTTTAGTCCTTATTTCCTTAGAAGCCCTTGGTTTTCTACGTAGTTTTTGATGTTGGCCCGTCTGGCTCGATTGAAGTACTCCGCCATTTGCTTCGTCCAGCCATCTGTCTGTTTGCCGTTGGTGCGCCTGCGGTAGTAGTCTGCGGAGATCGCCTCATACTCCTCCAGCCCGGACAGCATGTCCTCCGTGCGATAAGCATCCTCATGCACCACCACTCGCTGCGGCAATCTCGGTTTTTGCAGCGGTTCTTCCGCAGGATATCCCAGACACATCCCCATGATCGGCATGGTGTAGCGAGGCAGGTCCAGCAGTTCGCTGACCGCTTCGGGATTGTCGCGTATGCCGCCGATCATGACTCCGCCCAGACCGAACGATCTGGCTGCGATCATCACGTTTTGCGCAGCGAGGGCTGTATCTACTGCGCCTACCAGCAAATCCTCCGGCTGGCCGAGCGTAAACGAGGTGGCGTGCATCTCGCACGTCAGCTGCAACCGATAGAAGTCCGCGCAAAACACCAAAAACACGGGACTGGTAGCGATAAACGCTTGCGAGCAAAGCTCCGCCAAACGCTTTTGGATCGCTTTGTCCTTTACATGAACGATGCTGTAAGCCTGCACGTTGTGAGAAGTAGGCGCCCATTGGGCCGATGCGAACAATGCTTCGAGAATTTCCCGCGAAACAGGCTCGTTGGTATACTTCCGGATGGACCTGTGGCTTTGGATCAGCCTCGTCGTCTCGTTCGTCATTTCTGTTGCCCCCGCATGGTAAACTCCGCCATCTGACGCGCCGTACAAATCCATACATCGTCCCTCTGGCGAATGTAGGCGAACAGCTTCTCCAGCAGTCCGATCCGTCCCGGAGTGCCGATCGTCTGCGGGTCAAACTGCGTGACGTAATGCAAGCCGTACTCGTAAAAACCGTCGAACTCCCGTTTCCAGGCGCTGAGGACTTGCGTGTAGTTCGCGATCCTGCCCTGTCCTGCTGGAAAAGCCGGGGTGTAGTTGAAAGCAAAGTACGGGAAGTCGTTTAACTCCCAATGCAGCGGGAGCTCGACCAGTGGCGGCCGTTGCCCGGAAAACGCATGAATATACGGACGGTCGTCTCCGAACAGAGAGCTCGAATAAAGAAAGCCGAAATCCGCTAAAAGCTCCAGCGTCTCTTGGGTCATCTCTCCCTCCGGCGCGCGAAAGCCGACCGGGCGAGTGCCTGTGATCTCTTCCAGCACGTCCATGCCCCTCACGATCTCCTCACGCTGCCGATCCACGGAAAGATGTCCGAAGTTTTCATGCGTATAGCCGTGGTGAGCGATTTCATGGCCCCTCTTCACGATTTCCCGCACCTGCTCCGGATAGGTCTGTGCTGTTCGGCCAGGGATGAAAAAAGTGGCCGTGATCCCGTATTCGTCCAGCGCGTTCAAGACTCTCTGAAGCCCGCGATTCGGACCGTATTGCCCCATCGACAAGGTTTTCGGACGGTGGATGCTATCCGGAAACATGCTGAGCCAAAAAAATTCCGCATCCAGATTGATGGTCACCGTCACGGCGCACTTGGCACGATTGGGCCAAACGATATGGTTGTCAGGCATGCTGTCCCCTCCTTCTCCTCCTAATACTTCTCTCTCCACCATTCGGCGATCTGCTCCCCGGTGGCAAACCATACGTCCGGATGGGACTTGATGTGCTGAATCAATTGTTCCAGCATCAGGATCCGGCCCGGCTTCCCGATGATTTGCGGGTGCATCATGAGCACGTAGCACAAGCCGTATCGGTAGTAGCCGTCGAATTCCTGCTTGAAGTTGTCCAGCACGTACTCATGGCTGCTGATCCGGTCTTGGCCGGCAGGTTCGGCCGGGTACAGGTTGTAGCCGAATTGCACGTAATCGTCCAGCTCCCATCTTGGCGGAATCTCGATGAAATCGGATTCCTCGCCATTCAGCACGGTGCGATACGGACGGTCATCCCCGCGCATGGAGCTGGAGTAGAGGAAGCCCGCGTCGTGCAAGAGCTGCGGAGTCTGCTTGGCCCAGTCACCCGAAGGCGTCCGAAAGCCTCTCGCTTCTTTTCCGACCATTCGTTTGAAGATGTCTTGGCTGCGCTGGATGATGTCGAGCTGCTCTTCGGAGGACAGATCGACAAACCTTTCGTGAAGGTAGCCGTGATGCCCCAATTCGTGACCCTCCTTCGCAATCGCGACAAAAGGCTCCGGGTATGTTTCCGCCACCCATGCCGGGACAAAAAACGTAGCGGGAAGGTCGTATTTGCGCAGTAGCTCCAGAATTCGCGGCACGGAGCGCAGCGGCCCGTACTGCCCGATGGACAGGGAACGAATAAACTGGGAGCCTCCTTCTATATGCTTGTTTCCATTTGCCCAAATCGTTTCCGCATCCATATCGAAACTCAACATGACAGCACATCTGGCGCCGTTCGGCCATTGCAAACGCGGTTCGCTCACGTTCGTGGCACCTCCTTGTTGGTTAAATCATTTTTTCCAGGAACTGTTTGGCACGCTCCGACTTCGGATTTTGGAAAAACTCGGAAGGCGAAGCGTCCTCCACCAGTCTTCCGCCGTCCAAAAAGCAGATGCGGTCCGCTACTTCCCGCGCGAACGCCATCTCGTGCGTGACGAGCGCCATGGTGATCCCGGTATGGGCCAGCGCTTGAATTACCTGCAGCACTTCTTTGACCATTTCCGGATCCAGCGCCGAGGTCGGTTCGTCAAACAACATGACTTCCGGTTCCATCGCCAAAGCGCGGGCGATCGCCACCCGTTGCTTTTGGCCGCCGGACAGTTTTCCCGGGAACACATCCTGTTTGTCTTTCAGTCCAACCCGGGTGAGCAGTTCGATCCCCTTCTGCTCGGCCTGCTCTTTGCTCATGCCTTTCACCTTCATCGGCGCGTAGGTCATATTTTGCATAACCGTCATATGGGGGAACAGATTGAAGTGTTGAAACACCATCCCGATGTTTTGCCGCACCGCCATCAGGTTGGTCTTCGGGCTGGTGATGTCCTGGCCCTTGATCATGACAGACCCGCTCGTCGGCGTTTCCAGCAAGTTCATGCAGCGAAGCAGCGTCGATTTCCCCGATCCGGACGGGCCGATAATCGCCACGACGTCTCCCTTGCCGATTTCAAGGGAAATGTCACGGAGGACTTCCAGTTGTCCAAAACGTTTTGAGAGGCCCTCTATTTTAATCACTTCTGCGCACTCTCCTTTCCAGTTGCCGCGCGATGGAAGTCAGGATCATGACGAGAACGTAGTAGATCGCCGCCGCCAGGATCAGCGGTTCAAACGCCAGATACGTCTCGTTTTGAATCACTTGCGCCCCTCTCAAAATATCCATGACGCCGATGGTCGCCACCAGTGTCGAATCTTTCAAAAGCCCAATGCTTTCGTTCACAAGCGCAGGCAAAATGTGTTTCAATGCCTGCGGAAAAATAATGTCGAGCATCATTCGGCGGTACGGAACGCCGAGAGACATCGCCGCTTCCCGTTGCCCTTTATCCACGGCGAGGATCCCGCCGCGGATGACTTCGGAGATATAGGCTGCAGAGTTCAAGCCAAATGTGAGAACGGCCGCCTCCAGGGCGGGAATGCTGTACCCCGTCAACTGCGGCGTCGCGAAGTACACGAGAAACAGCTGCACCAGCAAAGGCGTGCCCCGAAAAACGGACGTGTAGGCGATTCCGAACCAGGCGAGCGGCTTGATTCTGGA
Proteins encoded:
- a CDS encoding amino acid ABC transporter ATP-binding protein; its protein translation is MIKIEGLSKRFGQLEVLRDISLEIGKGDVVAIIGPSGSGKSTLLRCMNLLETPTSGSVMIKGQDITSPKTNLMAVRQNIGMVFQHFNLFPHMTVMQNMTYAPMKVKGMSKEQAEQKGIELLTRVGLKDKQDVFPGKLSGGQKQRVAIARALAMEPEVMLFDEPTSALDPEMVKEVLQVIQALAHTGITMALVTHEMAFAREVADRICFLDGGRLVEDASPSEFFQNPKSERAKQFLEKMI
- a CDS encoding polysaccharide deacetylase, whose protein sequence is MSEPRLQWPNGARCAVMLSFDMDAETIWANGNKHIEGGSQFIRSLSIGQYGPLRSVPRILELLRKYDLPATFFVPAWVAETYPEPFVAIAKEGHELGHHGYLHERFVDLSSEEQLDIIQRSQDIFKRMVGKEARGFRTPSGDWAKQTPQLLHDAGFLYSSSMRGDDRPYRTVLNGEESDFIEIPPRWELDDYVQFGYNLYPAEPAGQDRISSHEYVLDNFKQEFDGYYRYGLCYVLMMHPQIIGKPGRILMLEQLIQHIKSHPDVWFATGEQIAEWWREKY
- a CDS encoding amino acid ABC transporter permease, which codes for MNLQFEQIIPSIPFLLNGVLVTLKFTVLSAIAGFIWGTILSLFKISRIKPLAWFGIAYTSVFRGTPLLVQLFLVYFATPQLTGYSIPALEAAVLTFGLNSAAYISEVIRGGILAVDKGQREAAMSLGVPYRRMMLDIIFPQALKHILPALVNESIGLLKDSTLVATIGVMDILRGAQVIQNETYLAFEPLILAAAIYYVLVMILTSIARQLERRVRRSD
- the nfsA gene encoding oxygen-insensitive NADPH nitroreductase, with protein sequence MTNETTRLIQSHRSIRKYTNEPVSREILEALFASAQWAPTSHNVQAYSIVHVKDKAIQKRLAELCSQAFIATSPVFLVFCADFYRLQLTCEMHATSFTLGQPEDLLVGAVDTALAAQNVMIAARSFGLGGVMIGGIRDNPEAVSELLDLPRYTMPIMGMCLGYPAEEPLQKPRLPQRVVVHEDAYRTEDMLSGLEEYEAISADYYRRRTNGKQTDGWTKQMAEYFNRARRANIKNYVENQGLLRK
- a CDS encoding polysaccharide deacetylase, with the translated sequence MPDNHIVWPNRAKCAVTVTINLDAEFFWLSMFPDSIHRPKTLSMGQYGPNRGLQRVLNALDEYGITATFFIPGRTAQTYPEQVREIVKRGHEIAHHGYTHENFGHLSVDRQREEIVRGMDVLEEITGTRPVGFRAPEGEMTQETLELLADFGFLYSSSLFGDDRPYIHAFSGQRPPLVELPLHWELNDFPYFAFNYTPAFPAGQGRIANYTQVLSAWKREFDGFYEYGLHYVTQFDPQTIGTPGRIGLLEKLFAYIRQRDDVWICTARQMAEFTMRGQQK